A single genomic interval of Neisseria leonii harbors:
- a CDS encoding GTP-binding protein — protein MPAKTKVHLISGFLGVGKTTALKSLIAQKRPSEKWVVVVNEFGEVGIDGAVLTQDGIPVAEIAGGCLCCAAGADMGDTVAALLKAQRPDRMMIEASGLAHAAGVIDELRTKRFEKDLEVAAVFTVVDPRQFINPDYARQPLYQDQVGVCDVLVASKTDLCTAEQLAEFREKAAALFPPKAKIVEVQNARLSPEWLDIAVAEKPRYRLKTLPDSSMGYQSQGFTFPAGRDFDGEKLTRFFDDLPQMAEGLVRAKGVFQILGTWVWLNWVDGQWGANQVAWRRDSRFELIAKAFDADEIEKRLYAALE, from the coding sequence ATGCCGGCAAAAACAAAAGTCCATCTGATTTCCGGTTTTTTGGGTGTGGGCAAAACCACGGCACTGAAAAGCCTGATTGCGCAAAAAAGGCCGTCTGAAAAATGGGTGGTGGTGGTAAATGAATTTGGCGAGGTCGGCATCGACGGCGCGGTTTTGACGCAAGACGGCATTCCCGTTGCGGAAATTGCCGGCGGCTGCCTGTGCTGTGCGGCAGGGGCGGATATGGGCGATACCGTTGCCGCACTGCTGAAAGCGCAGCGGCCCGACCGTATGATGATTGAGGCCAGCGGGCTGGCGCATGCGGCCGGTGTGATTGACGAGCTGCGCACCAAACGGTTCGAGAAGGATTTGGAAGTGGCTGCCGTGTTTACGGTGGTGGATCCGCGCCAGTTCATCAATCCCGACTATGCGCGCCAGCCGCTGTATCAAGATCAAGTCGGGGTGTGCGATGTGCTGGTGGCGAGTAAAACCGATTTGTGTACGGCGGAACAGTTGGCTGAGTTCCGCGAAAAAGCCGCCGCGCTGTTTCCGCCGAAAGCTAAAATTGTCGAAGTGCAGAATGCGCGTTTATCGCCCGAATGGCTGGATATTGCCGTCGCGGAAAAACCGCGTTACCGCCTCAAAACCCTGCCCGACAGCAGCATGGGTTATCAGTCGCAGGGGTTTACCTTTCCTGCGGGACGCGATTTCGACGGCGAAAAGCTGACACGTTTTTTCGACGATTTGCCGCAGATGGCCGAAGGATTGGTACGCGCCAAGGGTGTGTTTCAGATTTTGGGTACTTGGGTCTGGCTCAACTGGGTGGACGGACAATGGGGGGCGAATCAGGTGGCGTGGCGGCGGGACAGCCGCTTCGAGCTGATTGCGAAAGCATTTGATGCCGATGAAATTGAAAAACGGCTTTATGCGGCGTTGGAGTGA
- the groL gene encoding chaperonin GroEL (60 kDa chaperone family; promotes refolding of misfolded polypeptides especially under stressful conditions; forms two stacked rings of heptamers to form a barrel-shaped 14mer; ends can be capped by GroES; misfolded proteins enter the barrel where they are refolded when GroES binds), which produces MAAKDVQFGNEVRQKMVRGVNVLADAVKVTLGPKGRNVVLDRAFGGPHITKDGVSVAKEIELKDKFENMGAQMVKEVASKTSDVAGDGTTTATVLAQAVVAEGMKYVAAGMNPTDLKRGIDKAVAALVEELKNIAKPVPEKSKEIAQVASISANSDEAIGEIIAKAMNEVGKEGVITVEDGKSLENEVEVVKGMQFDRGYLSPYFVTDVEKQIAALDSPWVLLFDKKISNIRDLLPVLEQVAKTSRPLLIIAEDVEGEALATLVVNNIRGILKTVAVKAPGFGDRRKAMLQDIAILTGGTVIAEEVGLSLEKATLDDLGQAKRIEVGKENTTIIDGLGDKALVEARVKEIRQQVETATSDYDKEKLQERVAKLAGGVAVIKVGAATEVEMKEKKDRVDDALHATRAAVEEGVVAGGGVALLRARAALGKVETANSDQEAGVQIVLRAIEAPLRQIVKNAGGEPSVVVNKVLEGEGNFGYNAGNDTYGDMIEMGVLDPAKVTRSALQHAASIAGLMLTTDCMIAEIPEDKPAVPDMGGMGGMGGMGGMM; this is translated from the coding sequence ATGGCAGCAAAAGATGTTCAATTCGGCAATGAAGTACGCCAAAAAATGGTGCGCGGTGTCAATGTTCTGGCCGACGCGGTAAAAGTTACCTTGGGCCCGAAAGGCCGCAATGTGGTTCTGGACCGCGCATTCGGCGGCCCGCACATTACCAAAGACGGCGTGTCTGTCGCCAAAGAAATCGAATTGAAAGACAAATTCGAAAATATGGGCGCGCAAATGGTGAAAGAAGTGGCTTCCAAAACGTCCGATGTGGCGGGTGACGGTACCACCACCGCTACCGTTCTGGCGCAAGCCGTAGTAGCCGAAGGCATGAAATATGTGGCCGCCGGCATGAACCCGACCGATCTGAAACGCGGTATCGACAAAGCGGTTGCCGCTTTGGTTGAAGAGCTGAAAAACATTGCCAAGCCCGTTCCCGAGAAATCGAAAGAAATCGCCCAAGTGGCTTCCATTTCCGCCAACAGCGACGAAGCTATCGGCGAAATTATCGCCAAAGCCATGAACGAAGTGGGCAAAGAGGGTGTGATTACCGTGGAAGACGGCAAATCACTGGAAAACGAAGTGGAAGTTGTGAAAGGTATGCAGTTCGACCGCGGCTACCTGTCGCCTTACTTTGTTACCGATGTGGAAAAACAGATTGCCGCGCTGGACAGCCCTTGGGTTCTGCTGTTCGATAAGAAAATCAGCAATATCCGCGACCTGCTGCCGGTGTTGGAACAAGTGGCCAAAACCAGCCGTCCGCTGCTGATTATCGCCGAAGACGTAGAAGGCGAAGCCTTGGCGACATTGGTGGTCAACAATATCCGCGGCATTCTGAAAACCGTGGCCGTTAAAGCCCCTGGCTTCGGCGACCGCCGCAAAGCCATGTTGCAGGATATTGCCATTCTGACCGGCGGCACCGTGATTGCCGAAGAAGTCGGCCTGTCGCTGGAAAAAGCCACGCTGGACGATTTGGGTCAGGCCAAACGTATCGAGGTGGGCAAAGAAAACACCACCATTATCGACGGTTTGGGCGACAAAGCTCTGGTAGAAGCGCGTGTGAAGGAAATCCGCCAGCAGGTTGAAACCGCCACCAGCGATTACGACAAAGAAAAACTGCAAGAGCGCGTGGCCAAACTGGCCGGCGGCGTGGCCGTCATCAAAGTGGGTGCGGCCACCGAAGTGGAAATGAAAGAGAAAAAAGACCGCGTCGATGATGCGCTGCACGCTACCCGTGCGGCCGTTGAAGAAGGCGTGGTGGCCGGCGGCGGTGTCGCACTGCTGCGTGCCCGTGCCGCTTTGGGCAAAGTGGAAACTGCCAACAGCGATCAGGAAGCCGGTGTGCAGATCGTTTTGCGCGCGATTGAAGCACCTTTGCGCCAAATCGTGAAAAACGCAGGTGGCGAGCCGAGCGTGGTGGTAAACAAAGTGTTGGAAGGCGAGGGCAACTTCGGTTACAACGCAGGTAACGACACTTACGGCGACATGATCGAAATGGGCGTACTGGATCCGGCCAAAGTAACCCGTTCTGCATTGCAGCATGCCGCATCAATTGCCGGCCTGATGCTGACGACCGACTGCATGATTGCCGAAATTCCTGAAGACAAACCGGCTGTGCCCGATATGGGCGGCATGGGAGGAATGGGCGGCATGGGCGGTATGATGTAA
- a CDS encoding ABC transporter permease, with amino-acid sequence MPAKSPSYYFYSFAALLVLSALSLSIGVADFHWGRLFEFSDDMQLMLISRLPRTLAIILTGASLAVAGMIMQILMRNRFVEPSMVGAGQSAALGLLLTVLLFPAAALSVKMAAAAVSALAGMLVFMVLIRRLPPTAQLMVPLVGIIFGGVIESAALFIAYETEMLQVLGVWLQGEFSGVLLGRYELLWLTGFLAVCAYLIADRLTIIGLGESVAVSLGLNRNAVLWAGLMIVALITALVLVTVGNIPFIGLVVPNIVSRIMGDRLRQSLPLVALMGACMVLACDIIGRLIRFPFEIPVATVFGVVGTVLFLYLLLRKNTHAV; translated from the coding sequence ATGCCCGCCAAATCCCCTTCCTATTATTTTTACAGCTTTGCCGCCCTGCTCGTGCTGTCTGCCCTCAGCCTGTCGATAGGCGTGGCCGACTTCCATTGGGGGCGGCTGTTCGAGTTTTCCGACGATATGCAGCTGATGCTGATCAGCCGCCTGCCGCGCACGCTGGCCATTATCCTGACCGGCGCATCGCTGGCTGTGGCCGGCATGATTATGCAGATTCTGATGAGAAACCGTTTTGTCGAACCTTCGATGGTGGGTGCCGGGCAAAGTGCGGCTTTGGGTCTGCTGCTGACGGTACTGCTGTTCCCCGCCGCCGCGCTGAGCGTCAAAATGGCGGCGGCGGCCGTTTCCGCGCTGGCGGGTATGCTGGTCTTTATGGTGCTGATCCGCCGCCTGCCGCCCACCGCGCAGCTGATGGTACCGCTGGTGGGCATTATTTTCGGCGGCGTCATCGAATCGGCGGCACTGTTTATCGCATATGAAACGGAAATGCTTCAAGTGTTGGGCGTTTGGTTGCAGGGCGAATTTTCGGGCGTGCTGCTGGGGCGGTACGAACTGCTGTGGCTGACCGGTTTTCTCGCCGTATGCGCCTATCTGATTGCCGACCGGCTGACCATCATCGGGTTGGGCGAAAGTGTGGCAGTCAGTCTCGGCCTGAACCGCAACGCCGTTTTATGGGCGGGTTTGATGATTGTCGCGCTGATTACCGCACTTGTGCTGGTTACAGTCGGCAATATCCCGTTTATCGGACTAGTGGTGCCGAACATCGTTTCGCGCATCATGGGCGACAGGCTGCGCCAAAGCCTGCCCTTAGTCGCGCTGATGGGCGCGTGCATGGTACTCGCCTGCGACATTATCGGCCGTCTGATCCGCTTTCCGTTTGAAATTCCCGTAGCGACGGTGTTCGGCGTGGTCGGCACGGTGCTGTTTCTGTATCTGTTATTGCGAAAGAACACCCATGCCGTCTGA
- a CDS encoding prepilin-type N-terminal cleavage/methylation domain-containing protein — MKRQSGFGLMEMAVVLVLAALLAGVAVHSWQHSRAEAAEAAVQTLLWQLLGDIEAENLKRPSEPWDNGRLQTLLAAYPDQGGGYRFSLQVEGGTVYLTALPDRAAARAAWAEVSRGVYWCTQAQAAQNHDETACSRF, encoded by the coding sequence ATGAAGCGGCAGTCGGGATTCGGTTTGATGGAAATGGCGGTGGTGCTGGTTTTGGCCGCGCTGCTGGCGGGGGTGGCCGTACACTCGTGGCAGCACAGCCGTGCCGAAGCCGCCGAAGCGGCGGTGCAGACACTGTTGTGGCAGCTTCTGGGCGACATCGAGGCGGAAAATCTGAAAAGGCCGTCTGAACCGTGGGACAACGGCCGTTTGCAGACCCTGCTGGCGGCCTATCCCGATCAGGGCGGGGGCTACCGTTTTTCGCTCCAAGTGGAGGGCGGGACGGTTTATCTGACCGCATTGCCCGACCGTGCGGCAGCGCGCGCGGCTTGGGCGGAAGTGTCGCGCGGCGTGTATTGGTGTACGCAGGCGCAGGCGGCGCAAAATCATGACGAAACGGCGTGCAGCCGGTTTTAG
- a CDS encoding GspH/FimT family pseudopilin — protein sequence MLPQWLAAWAVAAVLLAAAWPGLSGWAVQRRLETAAQQTVLLLSSARSEAVRLNLPVYVCPVQIRSDGNPNAYCRPAYRLQGLASWADSDADGFYRRGTDIALRSVAFLQGVEEFSLRPFSSSCRPLDDGARMPAFLPDGRLVWAAWAAGKTNGARFSDGLIRLHLAAGTRSTVVWLDAGGSVSAACAQEEL from the coding sequence ATGTTGCCGCAATGGCTGGCGGCGTGGGCGGTTGCGGCGGTTTTGCTGGCGGCGGCATGGCCGGGCTTATCGGGCTGGGCGGTACAGCGGCGTTTGGAAACGGCGGCGCAGCAGACGGTGTTGCTGCTCTCGTCGGCGCGCAGCGAAGCGGTGCGGCTGAATCTGCCGGTGTATGTCTGTCCCGTACAGATCCGCAGCGACGGTAATCCGAATGCGTATTGTCGTCCGGCATACCGTTTGCAGGGCTTGGCGTCGTGGGCGGACAGCGATGCCGACGGTTTCTACCGCCGGGGTACCGATATTGCCCTGCGCAGTGTGGCTTTCCTGCAGGGTGTAGAAGAGTTTTCGCTGCGGCCGTTTTCAAGCTCCTGCCGCCCTTTGGACGACGGCGCGCGGATGCCGGCTTTTTTGCCCGACGGGCGTTTGGTGTGGGCGGCATGGGCGGCGGGGAAAACCAATGGCGCGCGGTTTTCAGACGGCCTGATACGGCTGCATTTGGCCGCCGGGACGCGCAGTACGGTGGTTTGGTTGGATGCGGGCGGTTCGGTTTCGGCGGCGTGTGCACAGGAGGAATTGTGA
- a CDS encoding pilus assembly protein → MRGVNEKGWVLLFTLVVLLGVSLLVWAAVQFYFGAQQRYRLDADRQWALQAAETALAAAETRIVREKLADEAALARFGENCPNGLCLPGRTAVWLRECGRRPCLETWGVKVAVRGKTAKPPRYLIEYLGTQDGAEIFRITVRAWGAHPNTAVTLQSHAAWE, encoded by the coding sequence ATGCGCGGCGTGAACGAAAAAGGCTGGGTGCTGCTGTTTACGCTGGTGGTATTGCTCGGCGTGAGCCTGCTGGTGTGGGCGGCGGTACAGTTTTACTTCGGCGCGCAGCAGCGTTACCGTCTCGATGCCGACCGCCAATGGGCATTGCAGGCGGCTGAAACGGCTTTGGCCGCCGCCGAGACGCGCATTGTCCGGGAAAAACTGGCCGATGAAGCCGCATTGGCACGCTTCGGCGAAAACTGTCCGAACGGTTTGTGCCTGCCCGGCAGGACGGCGGTTTGGCTGAGGGAATGCGGCAGACGGCCCTGTCTGGAAACATGGGGGGTAAAAGTGGCGGTACGCGGCAAAACGGCCAAACCGCCGCGTTATCTGATTGAGTATTTGGGCACGCAGGACGGGGCGGAAATCTTCCGCATCACCGTACGCGCGTGGGGCGCGCACCCGAATACGGCGGTAACGCTGCAAAGCCATGCGGCATGGGAGTAA
- the hpnE gene encoding hydroxysqualene dehydroxylase HpnE, with product MSARKQPKIAVIGAGWSGLAAAVYLSGRADLTVFEAGRTAGGRARTLAGDQAGFRFLDNGQHILMGAYRSVAELMDKIGSPAGTLRQLPLQWYLADGLQFQTADLPAPWHLLAGIARARGIGWYEKWQLLRQMAALKKETRDVAAAVWLRECRCPPVLVRDFWQPLIWGALNTPLEQAGIQFVRAVLQDGVWADKNAAQYWLPQSDLGSIVPEPAVRYLREQGADLRFSQRVSRLKTAVGRKVAVDGEWFDGVVLAVAPYHGAAMLPEEMPEEWVSAWRNTAYHAITTVYLRYGRAFSLPAPMTGLADATVQWFIAREDVAGQAQEVAAVISVSDRLPPHDTRQWAAAAHRDLLRLVPNLPEPQAVRVITEKRATAASTAGRRLPDCTWLHRQGIYPAGDWLHPRYPATLEAAVQSGRAAAEMMIDEYGM from the coding sequence GTGAGCGCGCGAAAGCAACCGAAAATCGCCGTTATCGGTGCGGGGTGGAGCGGGCTGGCGGCGGCGGTGTATTTGAGCGGCCGCGCCGATTTGACTGTATTCGAGGCGGGCAGAACCGCAGGCGGCCGCGCGCGTACGCTGGCGGGCGATCAGGCGGGTTTCCGCTTTCTCGACAACGGCCAGCATATTTTGATGGGCGCGTACCGCAGCGTGGCCGAACTGATGGACAAAATCGGCAGCCCGGCCGGTACGCTGCGCCAACTGCCGCTGCAATGGTATCTGGCCGACGGCTTGCAGTTTCAGACGGCCGACCTGCCTGCGCCGTGGCATCTGCTGGCCGGTATTGCCCGCGCGCGCGGCATCGGCTGGTACGAAAAATGGCAGCTTTTGCGCCAAATGGCCGCGCTGAAAAAGGAAACGCGCGATGTGGCAGCAGCGGTATGGTTGCGTGAGTGCCGCTGCCCGCCGGTTTTAGTGCGCGATTTCTGGCAGCCTTTGATTTGGGGCGCGCTCAATACGCCTTTGGAGCAGGCAGGGATACAGTTTGTGCGCGCGGTGTTGCAGGACGGCGTTTGGGCAGATAAAAATGCGGCGCAATACTGGCTGCCGCAAAGTGATTTGGGCAGCATCGTACCCGAACCGGCGGTGCGTTATCTGCGTGAACAGGGGGCGGATTTGCGGTTTTCGCAGCGGGTAAGCCGTCTGAAAACCGCTGTGGGGCGCAAAGTGGCGGTGGACGGTGAATGGTTCGACGGCGTCGTGCTGGCCGTGGCACCGTATCACGGCGCGGCGATGCTGCCCGAAGAGATGCCCGAAGAATGGGTGTCGGCATGGCGGAATACGGCGTATCATGCCATTACCACGGTTTATCTGCGCTACGGTCGTGCCTTTTCGCTGCCCGCGCCGATGACCGGCTTGGCCGACGCAACGGTGCAGTGGTTTATTGCGCGTGAAGATGTGGCAGGGCAGGCGCAAGAAGTGGCGGCGGTTATCAGCGTATCCGACCGGTTGCCGCCGCACGATACCCGGCAGTGGGCAGCAGCCGCGCACCGCGATTTGTTGAGACTGGTGCCGAACCTGCCCGAGCCGCAGGCCGTGCGCGTGATCACCGAAAAACGCGCCACCGCCGCTTCAACCGCCGGCCGCCGCCTGCCCGACTGCACTTGGCTGCACCGGCAGGGGATTTATCCGGCGGGCGACTGGCTGCACCCGCGCTATCCGGCCACGCTGGAAGCCGCCGTGCAGAGCGGGCGCGCCGCCGCCGAAATGATGATTGACGAATACGGAATGTAA
- the trxB gene encoding thioredoxin-disulfide reductase: protein MSQHHRLIILGSGPAGYTAAVYAARANLEPVIITGLAQGGQLMTTTEVDNWPADADGVQGPELMARFQAHAERFGTQMIFDHIHTAQLQQRPFRLTGDMGEYTCDALIIATGASAKYLGLPAEEQFAGRGVSACATCDGFFYKNQDVAVVGGGNTAVEEALYLANIANTVTLIHRRDTFRAEKIMVDKLMKRVEEGKIVLKLNANLDDILGDEKGVNGARLKFNDGSSEDIAVQGVFIAIGHKPNTDIFQGQLDMDETGYLKTRGGSGDNVGLTNIEGVWAAGDVKDHTYRQAITSAASGCQAALDAERWLDGQN from the coding sequence ATGAGCCAACACCACCGCCTGATTATTCTCGGCTCCGGCCCCGCCGGTTACACCGCTGCCGTTTACGCTGCCCGCGCCAATCTCGAACCGGTCATCATCACCGGTCTGGCACAAGGCGGCCAATTGATGACCACCACCGAAGTGGACAATTGGCCGGCCGATGCCGACGGCGTGCAGGGCCCCGAACTGATGGCACGCTTCCAAGCCCATGCCGAACGTTTCGGCACCCAAATGATTTTCGACCATATCCACACCGCCCAATTGCAGCAACGCCCGTTCAGGCTCACCGGCGATATGGGCGAATACACCTGCGACGCACTGATTATCGCCACCGGTGCATCGGCCAAATATCTCGGCCTGCCCGCCGAAGAACAATTTGCCGGACGCGGCGTTTCCGCCTGTGCCACCTGCGACGGTTTCTTCTATAAAAACCAAGATGTCGCCGTGGTCGGCGGCGGCAATACCGCCGTGGAAGAAGCACTCTATCTGGCCAACATCGCCAACACGGTTACCCTGATCCACCGCCGCGACACTTTCCGTGCGGAAAAAATCATGGTCGATAAACTGATGAAGCGCGTGGAAGAAGGCAAAATCGTCCTGAAACTGAACGCCAATCTGGACGACATCTTGGGCGACGAAAAAGGCGTCAACGGCGCGCGGCTGAAATTCAACGACGGCAGCAGCGAAGACATTGCCGTTCAGGGCGTGTTCATCGCCATCGGCCACAAGCCCAACACCGATATTTTCCAAGGCCAGCTCGATATGGACGAAACCGGTTATCTGAAAACCCGTGGCGGCAGCGGCGACAATGTCGGCCTGACCAATATCGAAGGCGTATGGGCGGCGGGCGACGTGAAAGACCACACCTACCGCCAGGCCATTACCAGCGCGGCTTCCGGCTGTCAGGCGGCACTGGATGCCGAACGCTGGCTGGATGGTCAAAACTAA
- the hpnD gene encoding presqualene diphosphate synthase HpnD yields the protein MTPLDYCREKAAASGSSFLSGFRFLPSEKRDALAVLYAYCRELDDVVDDCRDAGVAQTTLAWWRADLAAVFSDGLPAHPVNRALKTVAADYALPEAELAELINGMQMDLNQMRYADFAALQTYCYCVAGVVGRLIARILGFSDAATLVYAEKLGLALQLTNIIRDVGEDARMGRIYLPVDELQRFDVPAADILNARDSEAFARLMAFQISRAEAVYREAVALLPKADRKRQKVGLVMGAVYYALLHEIRRDGAHNVLRYKIALPSARKKRIALKTWLFGFRP from the coding sequence ATGACCCCCTTAGATTATTGTCGTGAAAAAGCCGCTGCCAGCGGTTCGAGCTTTTTATCCGGCTTCCGCTTTCTGCCGTCTGAAAAACGTGATGCGCTGGCCGTTCTGTACGCTTATTGCCGCGAGCTGGACGATGTGGTGGACGACTGCCGCGATGCGGGCGTGGCGCAGACGACGCTGGCATGGTGGCGCGCCGATTTGGCTGCTGTCTTTTCAGACGGCCTGCCTGCGCATCCGGTCAATCGGGCTTTGAAAACTGTGGCGGCGGATTATGCTCTGCCCGAGGCCGAACTGGCCGAGTTAATCAACGGTATGCAGATGGATTTGAATCAGATGCGCTATGCCGATTTTGCCGCGCTTCAAACTTATTGCTATTGCGTGGCCGGCGTGGTGGGGCGGCTGATTGCGCGTATTTTGGGTTTTTCCGATGCGGCAACTTTGGTATATGCCGAAAAACTCGGTCTGGCCTTGCAGCTGACGAACATTATCCGCGATGTGGGCGAAGATGCACGCATGGGGCGGATTTATCTGCCGGTGGACGAATTGCAGCGTTTTGATGTGCCGGCGGCGGATATTTTGAACGCGCGGGACAGTGAAGCATTTGCCCGCCTGATGGCATTTCAGATTTCGCGTGCCGAAGCGGTGTACCGCGAAGCCGTTGCACTATTGCCGAAAGCCGACCGCAAACGGCAGAAAGTCGGTTTGGTGATGGGGGCGGTGTATTACGCGCTGCTGCACGAAATCCGCCGCGACGGCGCGCACAATGTGCTGCGCTACAAAATCGCGCTGCCCTCGGCGCGCAAAAAGCGCATTGCCCTGAAAACCTGGCTGTTCGGATTTCGGCCGTGA
- a CDS encoding GlsB/YeaQ/YmgE family stress response membrane protein, giving the protein MIATIIIGFIVGVLAKFLHPGKDNLGFIMTTLLGIAGSVLAGFVGQSAGWYAPEQPAGWIASTLAAVVILFVYTRVVKK; this is encoded by the coding sequence ATGATTGCAACGATTATTATCGGTTTCATCGTCGGCGTACTGGCGAAATTCCTGCATCCGGGCAAAGACAATCTGGGCTTTATCATGACGACGCTGTTGGGTATTGCCGGTTCGGTACTGGCCGGTTTTGTCGGCCAGTCTGCCGGCTGGTATGCGCCGGAACAGCCCGCAGGCTGGATTGCTTCGACTTTGGCTGCGGTGGTGATTCTGTTTGTTTACACCCGCGTGGTTAAAAAATAA
- a CDS encoding siderophore ABC transporter substrate-binding protein translates to MKTFRLTATALCLAVLAACSPQGQDSSKADTAASAAANQDLVRIATARGEAAVPRLPERIAVYDLGMLDTLQKLGIKPGASLDTVGLDYLKPAIENAQKAGTLFEPNYEVLNAYKPQLIITGSRTAKAFDELGKIAPVIEMTADTANMRESTIQRIDDFARIFDKQAEADALKNEINQAYEAAKQAAQGKGRGLVIIVNNGKISAFGPESRLGGWIHRDLGVPTADENIKEGSHGQPVSFEYIKQQNPDWLFVLDRSAAIGEEGQAAKDVLDNPLVAETEAWKKGQVVYLLPGAYLAAGGAQNLIDGFNQLKDAFNAAK, encoded by the coding sequence ATGAAAACATTCCGTCTGACCGCAACTGCCCTGTGCCTGGCCGTTTTGGCCGCCTGCTCGCCTCAGGGGCAGGACAGCAGCAAAGCCGATACTGCCGCTTCGGCCGCCGCCAATCAGGATCTGGTGCGCATCGCCACCGCACGCGGCGAAGCGGCCGTACCGCGCCTGCCCGAACGCATCGCGGTTTACGACCTGGGTATGCTCGATACGCTGCAAAAACTGGGCATCAAACCCGGCGCGTCATTGGATACTGTGGGTCTGGATTATCTGAAACCGGCCATCGAAAATGCACAGAAAGCGGGTACGCTGTTCGAGCCGAATTACGAAGTGCTCAACGCCTACAAGCCGCAGCTGATTATTACCGGCTCGCGCACGGCCAAAGCATTTGACGAATTGGGCAAAATCGCCCCCGTCATCGAAATGACCGCCGATACGGCCAATATGCGCGAAAGCACTATTCAGCGCATCGACGATTTCGCACGCATTTTCGACAAACAGGCCGAAGCGGACGCGCTGAAAAACGAAATCAACCAAGCCTACGAGGCCGCCAAACAGGCCGCACAGGGCAAAGGACGCGGTTTGGTCATTATCGTCAATAACGGCAAAATTTCCGCCTTCGGCCCCGAATCGCGTCTGGGCGGCTGGATTCACCGCGATTTGGGCGTGCCGACCGCCGACGAAAACATCAAAGAAGGCAGCCACGGCCAGCCTGTGTCGTTCGAATACATCAAACAGCAAAACCCCGACTGGCTGTTTGTGCTTGACCGCTCTGCCGCCATCGGCGAAGAAGGACAGGCCGCCAAAGACGTTCTGGACAATCCGCTGGTTGCGGAAACCGAAGCCTGGAAAAAAGGCCAAGTGGTCTATCTGCTGCCCGGGGCCTATCTGGCAGCCGGAGGTGCGCAGAATCTGATCGACGGCTTCAACCAGCTCAAAGATGCCTTTAACGCGGCCAAATAA
- a CDS encoding Fur family transcriptional regulator gives MSEIKQKIIRQTRERGGLVTALREKALDIVLGEQQVIKAYQVLARLQADSETPLAPPTAYRALDFWVEQGVLHKVAAVNGYVVCAHARHECGQHCAAPAQADGHSAFILVCTECGVVDEQSLRQEWGALRHAVADSGFMLTEEHVVLTGVCAECRQKQKSI, from the coding sequence ATGAGTGAAATCAAGCAAAAGATTATCCGTCAAACCCGCGAACGGGGCGGGCTGGTCACGGCATTGCGCGAGAAGGCGCTGGATATTGTGCTGGGTGAGCAGCAGGTGATTAAGGCTTATCAGGTGCTGGCACGTCTTCAGGCAGACAGTGAAACGCCGCTGGCTCCGCCTACGGCCTACCGTGCCTTGGATTTCTGGGTAGAGCAGGGCGTGCTGCACAAAGTGGCGGCGGTGAACGGCTATGTGGTGTGTGCCCATGCACGGCATGAGTGCGGGCAGCATTGTGCGGCACCGGCGCAGGCAGACGGCCACAGTGCGTTTATTTTGGTGTGCACCGAATGCGGCGTGGTGGACGAGCAGTCACTGCGTCAGGAGTGGGGTGCGTTGCGCCATGCGGTGGCCGACAGCGGTTTTATGCTGACGGAAGAACATGTTGTATTAACAGGGGTGTGTGCAGAATGCCGGCAAAAACAAAAGTCCATCTGA
- the groES gene encoding co-chaperone GroES: protein MSIRPLHDRVVVKRVEAEEKTASGIVLPGAAAEKPDIGEVLAVGEGRRNEAGERVALDVKVGDKVIFGKYSGQSVKVDGEELLVMREEDIFGVLA, encoded by the coding sequence ATGAGCATTCGTCCCCTGCATGACCGCGTGGTCGTGAAACGTGTTGAAGCTGAAGAGAAAACCGCTTCCGGTATTGTGCTGCCGGGTGCGGCTGCCGAGAAACCCGACATCGGCGAAGTACTGGCCGTAGGCGAAGGCCGCCGCAACGAAGCGGGCGAGCGCGTGGCTTTGGATGTGAAAGTCGGCGATAAAGTCATTTTCGGCAAATACAGCGGCCAGTCCGTCAAAGTGGACGGCGAAGAGCTGCTGGTGATGCGCGAAGAAGACATTTTCGGCGTTCTGGCTTAA